The following are encoded in a window of Haliotis asinina isolate JCU_RB_2024 chromosome 14, JCU_Hal_asi_v2, whole genome shotgun sequence genomic DNA:
- the LOC137262068 gene encoding uncharacterized protein, with product MFTTCSTKENLPVSEGHRLTGAVFDTLLTPGILMCARECLGRTACQAFNFHLDHGVCELSGARDGSPGVSMTLDTRFVFSEAVDWPSRILGTCKNHNCPVTTRCVEETGGPDCVVSYCLDPPTVEFATLTSDGVLTPVAESLPYECTVGYVPCGNVTCNTDGTWSSMSCMPVSSCTDAQQLRSTYTDGEYWLYPQKLNGARVRVYCHGMDSTPSEYISLKTPYIMNAPLVQNPDCTGESPRTHDLLGYHEYEKIGLDIVNMAINKKARAFYKKTGVSNANVAVVRDCYSAAGSACGPKGQAVMDLRGTGLALNESTPCNSLDAVIGHAFA from the exons ATGTTCACGACCTGTTCCACCAAGGAGAATCTGCCTGTTTCAGAGGGGCACAGGCTCACTGGTGCTGTTTTTGACACACTCCTCACACCGGGCATACTGATGTGTGCTAGAGAGTGTCTTGGGAGAACAGCATGTCAGGCCTTCAACTTCCATCTTGACCATGGTGTATGCGAGCTCAGTGGTGCTCGTGATGGATCTCCTGGAGTCTCAATGACCTTGGACACCAGATTTGTTTTTTCAGAAGCTGTAGATTGGCCATCT CGAATACTCGGGACGTGTAAAAACCACAACTGCCCCGTAACCACACGATGTGTAGAAGAAACTGGCGGACCGGATTGTGTTGTATCTT ATTGCCTGGACCCGCCAACTGTAGAATTTGCTACCCTGACATCAGATGGTGTTCTGACGCCTGTGGCAGAGTCCCTCCCTTACGAGTGCACTGTGGGATATGTGCCTTGTGGGAACGTCACCTGCAACACCGACGGAACATGGTCATCCATGAGCTGCATGC CTGTGTCCAGCTGTACTGATGCACAACAGCTTCGTTCCACGTACACTGACGGAGAGTACTGGTTGTATCCACAAAAGCTGAATGGCGCACGAGTTAGGGTGTACTGCCATGGAATGGACAGCACACCTTCCGAATACATCTCATTGAAAACACCATACATCATGAATGCTCCACTGGTGCAAAATCCGGATTGTACTGGGGAATCACCAAGGACACACGATCTGCTTGGATATCACGAATATGAAAAAATCGGCTTGGACATCGTA AACATGGCAATCAACAAGAAAGCCAGGGCTTTTTACAAGAAGACAGGCGTGTCCAATGCAAATGTGGCTGTGGTCAGAGACTGCTATTCCGCGGCAGGTAGCGCCTGTGGTCCAAAGGGTCAAGCTGTTATGGACTTAAGAGGGACTGGTCTTGCTCTGAACGAATCG